The following are encoded in a window of Corythoichthys intestinalis isolate RoL2023-P3 chromosome 8, ASM3026506v1, whole genome shotgun sequence genomic DNA:
- the mcrip2 gene encoding MAPK regulated corepressor interacting protein 2, protein MMYTITRGPSKLVTQRRTTAPTQQIESQFAELKRKPTKWFTSNTPPPKIVFHRFNGKTYHVPSAQKVNSPAEGFTPAHEENVRFVYEAWREVEQKLGDGNDGKSTGSRGPVQYTEKTPSAVMKNFVPIDLEEWWAERFLANIASLS, encoded by the exons ATGATGTACACCATCACCAGAGGGCCCAGCAAACTCGTTACACAACGGAGGACGACAG CTCCCACGCAGCAGATAGAGAGTCAATTCGCCGAGTTGAAGCGCAAGCCGACCAAGTGGTTCACGTCCAA CACTCCACCTCCAAAGATCGTGTTTCATCGCTTCAATGGGAAAACTTACCATGTCCCGTCCGCGCAGAAAGTCAACAGCCCGGCAGAGGGATTCACTCCGGCTCATGAGGAGAACGTCAGATTTGTATATGAAG CATGGCGGGAGGTGGAGCAGAAGCTTGGAGACGGAAATGACGGGAAATCGACGGGCAGCCGGGGGCCTGTTCAGTATACAGAGAAGACCCCCAGCGCTGTCATGAAGA ACTTTGTTCCCATCGATCTGGAGGAGTGGTGGGCCGAGCGCTTCCTTGCTAACATTGCAAGCCTCTCATGA